A single window of Arcobacter venerupis DNA harbors:
- the metK gene encoding methionine adenosyltransferase codes for MEKQTQYLFTSEVVSPGHPDKCADIIADSIVDKLIIADKDSRVASEVFVAGKHVVIGGEVKSSAQLSNKDYEKIVKDALAKIGYDGKSAFTKEQCLHPDDVQVQVLLNQQSPDINQGVDQIDGEIGAGDQGIMFGFASSETADYMPAAITYARMLCDKVYNYALKHNQKLGVDIKTQVTVDYGTKANFENCNPQKIHTIVVSAPSVEGMPIEEVRELIQGLIDDSGLPTNMYDKNSTIIHINPTGRYVNHSSLHDSGLTGRKLIVDSFGGYSPIGGGAQSSKDYTKVDRSGLYAARWIAKHIVASGLAKKAVVQISYAIGVARPTSVSVDTMGSYTKFDDDKLSQFVMDTFPLTPRWITQKFALDKPSEKTFLYADVAARGQVGQSDYPWEKLDELDKFENIQN; via the coding sequence ATGGAAAAACAAACACAATACTTATTTACAAGTGAAGTTGTAAGCCCTGGACACCCAGATAAATGCGCAGATATAATAGCTGACTCTATCGTAGACAAATTAATAATTGCAGACAAAGATAGTAGAGTAGCTTCAGAGGTTTTTGTTGCAGGGAAACATGTTGTAATTGGTGGTGAAGTAAAATCATCAGCTCAATTATCAAATAAAGATTATGAAAAAATAGTAAAAGATGCATTAGCAAAAATTGGTTACGATGGAAAATCAGCTTTCACAAAAGAGCAATGTTTACATCCAGATGATGTGCAAGTTCAAGTTTTATTAAATCAACAATCACCTGATATTAATCAAGGTGTTGACCAAATTGATGGAGAAATAGGAGCTGGAGATCAAGGAATCATGTTTGGTTTTGCTTCAAGTGAAACAGCAGATTATATGCCAGCAGCTATAACATATGCAAGAATGTTATGTGATAAAGTTTATAATTATGCTTTAAAACATAATCAAAAATTAGGTGTTGATATTAAAACACAAGTTACAGTTGATTATGGGACAAAAGCTAATTTTGAAAATTGCAATCCACAAAAAATTCATACAATTGTTGTAAGTGCACCTTCAGTTGAGGGAATGCCAATTGAAGAAGTAAGAGAATTAATCCAAGGATTAATTGATGATTCAGGACTTCCTACAAATATGTATGATAAAAATTCAACAATTATTCATATTAATCCAACAGGAAGATATGTAAATCACTCTTCTTTACATGATAGTGGATTAACAGGAAGAAAATTAATTGTTGACTCATTTGGTGGATATTCACCAATTGGTGGAGGAGCACAAAGTTCTAAAGATTATACAAAAGTTGATAGATCTGGACTTTATGCTGCACGTTGGATTGCAAAACATATAGTTGCATCTGGACTCGCAAAAAAAGCAGTTGTGCAAATTTCTTATGCAATTGGAGTTGCACGACCAACATCAGTGTCTGTTGATACAATGGGTTCTTATACAAAATTTGATGATGATAAATTATCACAATTTGTAATGGATACTTTCCCATTAACACCAAGATGGATTACACAAAAATTTGCCTTAGACAAACCAAGTGAAAAAACATTTTTATATGCAGATGTAGCCGCACGTGGTCAAGTTGGACAAAGTGATTACCCTTGGGAAAAACTTGACGAATTAGATAAATTTGAAAATATTCAAAATTAA
- the rarD gene encoding EamA family transporter RarD: MNNEKLGQLYAVFAFLIWGAIAPIYFKQVASVEPLEVLIHRVFWSFLILIPLLFITKQIEIFKELIKNVKKLRYLALSTFFISLNWLIFIWAVGNNKIIETSLGYFINPLVSIFLGYVFFKERMTKYQYAAVFIAFFAVLYQVITLGNIPLVSIGLALSFAFYGMIRKKVNVGSIVGLFTETLILLPFAIIGIYYLYINNKISFLHTTEYIDLMLCLGGLITIIPLLLFNGAATRMKLSTLGFFQYIGPFCSFLLAIFIYNEELKVDKLITFCLIWLALVIFSLDSINTKQKAKKQIDKN, encoded by the coding sequence TTGAATAATGAAAAACTAGGGCAATTGTATGCTGTATTTGCCTTTTTAATTTGGGGTGCAATTGCTCCTATATATTTCAAACAAGTAGCAAGTGTTGAGCCTTTAGAAGTTTTAATACATAGAGTTTTTTGGTCATTTTTAATTTTAATTCCACTACTTTTTATTACAAAACAGATTGAAATTTTTAAAGAACTAATAAAAAATGTAAAAAAATTAAGATATTTAGCCCTGTCAACTTTTTTTATTTCATTAAATTGGCTAATTTTCATTTGGGCAGTTGGGAATAATAAAATTATAGAAACCTCACTTGGTTATTTTATTAATCCATTGGTTAGTATATTTTTAGGTTATGTTTTTTTCAAAGAAAGAATGACAAAATATCAATATGCAGCCGTATTTATCGCTTTTTTTGCAGTTCTTTATCAAGTAATTACATTAGGAAACATTCCTCTTGTTTCAATCGGTCTTGCTTTGAGTTTTGCCTTTTATGGAATGATAAGAAAAAAAGTAAATGTGGGCTCAATTGTGGGACTTTTTACTGAAACATTAATATTATTACCTTTTGCAATTATTGGTATTTATTATCTATATATTAATAATAAAATTTCTTTTTTACATACTACTGAATATATAGATTTAATGCTTTGTTTGGGAGGATTAATTACAATTATTCCATTGCTTTTGTTTAATGGAGCAGCAACTAGAATGAAATTATCAACATTAGGATTTTTTCAGTACATAGGACCGTTTTGTTCTTTTTTATTGGCAATATTTATTTATAATGAAGAACTCAAAGTTGATAAACTAATCACTTTTTGCCTTATATGGTTAGCTTTAGTAATCTTTTCACTAGATTCAATTAATACAAAACAAAAAGCTAAAAAACAAATAGATAAGAACTAA
- the accD gene encoding acetyl-CoA carboxylase, carboxyltransferase subunit beta — protein MDLRNLFSKISFDTKSKEQPTKKDAPSHWIKCPECSALMFFKEVEAQNNICPKCNFHMRIGAKRRIEILTDKDSFVEYDAELKPNDPLKFVDKTSYKKRVEEALKNTGKTSSVVSGECTINEIPVQLVVFDFAYMGGSLGSVEGEKIVRAVNRAIEKHQGLIIISASGGARMQESTFALMQMAKTSAALKKLDHAKLPFISILTDPTMGGVSASFAFLGDIIMAEPGALVGFAGQRVIKQTIGADLPAGFQRAEFLLKNGSIDMVVNRASMKQTLTDLLSMFSKEKIS, from the coding sequence ATGGATTTAAGAAACCTATTTAGCAAAATATCTTTTGATACAAAATCAAAAGAACAACCAACAAAAAAAGATGCACCAAGTCACTGGATTAAATGTCCTGAGTGTAGTGCATTAATGTTTTTTAAAGAGGTTGAAGCTCAAAATAATATTTGTCCAAAGTGTAATTTTCACATGAGAATTGGAGCAAAAAGAAGAATTGAAATTTTGACTGATAAAGATAGTTTTGTTGAATATGATGCTGAATTAAAACCAAATGATCCTTTAAAATTTGTTGATAAAACTTCATACAAAAAAAGAGTAGAAGAAGCACTTAAGAATACAGGGAAAACATCTTCTGTTGTAAGTGGTGAATGTACTATAAATGAAATACCAGTTCAATTAGTAGTTTTTGATTTTGCTTATATGGGTGGAAGTTTAGGTTCGGTTGAGGGTGAAAAAATAGTGAGAGCTGTAAATAGAGCAATCGAAAAACATCAAGGGCTGATTATTATTTCAGCTTCTGGTGGTGCTAGAATGCAAGAATCTACCTTTGCTTTAATGCAAATGGCAAAAACTTCAGCAGCACTTAAAAAATTAGATCATGCAAAACTTCCATTTATCTCTATTTTAACTGATCCAACAATGGGTGGAGTTTCAGCTTCTTTCGCATTTTTAGGTGACATTATTATGGCAGAACCAGGTGCTTTAGTTGGATTTGCAGGTCAAAGAGTTATTAAACAGACAATTGGAGCTGATTTACCAGCTGGCTTCCAAAGAGCGGAGTTCTTACTTAAAAATGGTTCTATTGATATGGTTGTTAATAGAGCTTCTATGAAACAAACCTTAACGGATTTATTAAGTATGTTTTCGAAAGAAAAGATTAGTTAA